A genomic stretch from Pseudomonas mendocina includes:
- the nuoN gene encoding NADH-quinone oxidoreductase subunit NuoN → MQFTTQHFIALLPLLITSATLVLVMLAIAWKRNHSVTFGLSVVGLNLALLSLLPALGVTPIEVTPLLLVDKFACYYMALVLAATLACVTLIHAYLGGDSGKGYPGNREELYLLMLLSAAGGLVLVSAQHLAGLFIGLELLSVPTYGMIAYAFFNKRSLEAGIKYMVLSAAGSAFLLFGMALLYADSGNMTFATIGAKLAADGLPSMIVQIGVGMMLIGLAFKLSLVPFHLWTPDVYEGAPAPVSAFLATASKVAVFAVLLRLYQMSPAAAGGWLTDVMTVIAVASILIGNLLALLQNNLKRLLGYSSIAHFGYLLVALIASKGLAVEAIGVYLATYVLTSLGAFGVITLMSTPYSGRDADALFEYRGLFWRRPYLTAVLTVMMLSLAGIPLTAGFIGKFFVIAAGVEAHEWLLLGAMVIGSAIGVFYYLRVMVTMFMVEPNLQRRDADLHWAQRAGGIMLLLVALLTFVLGVYPQPLLGLVQLAVIGS, encoded by the coding sequence ATGCAATTCACGACTCAACATTTCATCGCGCTGCTGCCGCTGCTGATTACCAGTGCCACGTTGGTACTGGTAATGCTGGCAATTGCTTGGAAGCGCAACCATAGCGTCACCTTTGGCCTTTCGGTGGTGGGGCTCAACCTGGCTCTGCTGTCGCTGCTGCCTGCGCTGGGCGTGACACCGATTGAAGTGACGCCGCTGCTGTTGGTGGACAAGTTTGCTTGCTACTACATGGCGCTGGTACTGGCCGCTACGCTGGCCTGCGTCACGCTGATTCACGCCTACCTCGGCGGTGACTCTGGCAAAGGCTATCCGGGCAACCGCGAAGAGCTGTACCTGCTGATGCTGCTGTCGGCAGCGGGCGGTCTGGTTCTGGTCAGTGCGCAGCATCTGGCCGGTCTGTTCATTGGCCTGGAGCTGCTGTCAGTGCCGACCTACGGCATGATCGCCTACGCCTTCTTCAACAAGCGTTCGCTGGAAGCCGGTATCAAGTACATGGTGCTGTCGGCCGCTGGTTCGGCCTTCCTGCTGTTCGGTATGGCGCTGCTGTATGCCGACTCTGGCAACATGACCTTTGCGACTATCGGCGCCAAGCTGGCAGCTGATGGCTTGCCGAGCATGATTGTGCAGATTGGTGTGGGCATGATGCTGATTGGCCTTGCCTTCAAACTTTCGCTGGTGCCGTTCCACCTGTGGACGCCGGATGTATATGAAGGTGCTCCAGCGCCAGTTTCCGCCTTCCTTGCCACCGCCAGTAAGGTTGCAGTCTTTGCTGTGTTGCTGCGCCTGTATCAGATGTCGCCTGCGGCAGCCGGTGGTTGGCTGACGGACGTGATGACCGTTATTGCGGTTGCCTCAATCCTGATCGGTAACCTGCTGGCGCTGTTGCAGAACAACCTGAAGCGTCTGCTGGGTTACTCCTCCATCGCTCACTTCGGTTACCTGCTGGTGGCGTTGATCGCGAGTAAAGGCTTGGCCGTTGAGGCGATTGGCGTGTACCTGGCCACTTATGTGCTGACCAGCCTGGGTGCTTTCGGTGTGATCACTCTGATGTCCACACCGTACAGCGGCCGCGATGCTGATGCGCTGTTCGAATACCGTGGCCTGTTCTGGCGTCGCCCGTACCTGACGGCGGTGCTGACCGTGATGATGCTGTCGCTGGCGGGTATTCCGCTGACAGCTGGCTTTATCGGTAAGTTCTTTGTGATTGCTGCTGGCGTGGAAGCCCATGAGTGGCTGTTGCTGGGAGCGATGGTGATCGGTAGTGCTATTGGTGTGTTCTATTACCTGCGGGTGATGGTCACCATGTTCATGGTTGAGCCGAACCTGCAGCGCCGTGATGCTGATCTGCACTGGGCGCAGCGCGCTGGCGGCATCATGCTGCTGTTGGTCGCACTGTTGACCTTCGTCCTGGGTGTGTACCCGCAGCCGTTGCTGGGGCTGGTTCAGCTCGCGGTCATCGGTTCCTGA
- the nuoM gene encoding NADH-quinone oxidoreductase subunit M, producing the protein MILPWLILIPFIGGFLCWFCEHFSKTMPRWIALITMLLLFGLGLWLWATGDFSLAPAPETGPVWAAEFQLPWISRLGISIHLALDGLSLLMIVLTGLLGVLSVLCSWNEINHRIGFFHLNLMWILGGVVGVFLAVDLFLFFFFWEMMLVPMYFLIALWGHSGSAGKTRITAATKFFIYTQASGLIMLVAILGLVFVHFNQTGVLTFNYADLLKTELAPGTEYILMLGFFIAFAVKFPVVPFHSWLPDAHAQAPTAGSVDLAGILLKTAAYGLLRFALPLFPNASAEFAPIAQWLGVFAIGYGALLAFSQTDIKRLVAYSSVSHMGFVLIAIYSASEIALQGAVVQMVAHGLSAAALFILSGQLYERLHTRDMREMGGSWARMPWLPAISLFFAAAALGLPGTGNFVGEFLILIGSFASAPWVTVLAAVGLVLGSVYSLIMIHRAYFGQPKAESALKGLNFREMSMVLGLAVLLILLGVYPQPVLDTSAASMQGVHQWMDNAINQSVLAR; encoded by the coding sequence CCCCGCTGGATCGCCTTGATTACCATGCTCCTGCTGTTTGGTCTGGGGCTTTGGCTGTGGGCCACTGGCGATTTCAGCCTGGCCCCGGCACCTGAGACTGGCCCGGTCTGGGCGGCTGAGTTCCAGCTGCCGTGGATCTCCCGTCTGGGCATCAGCATCCATCTGGCCCTTGATGGCCTGTCGCTGCTGATGATTGTCCTCACCGGTCTGCTCGGTGTGCTGTCGGTGCTGTGCTCGTGGAACGAGATCAACCACCGCATCGGCTTCTTCCACCTCAACCTGATGTGGATTCTCGGTGGTGTGGTCGGTGTCTTCCTCGCGGTTGACCTGTTCCTGTTCTTCTTCTTCTGGGAAATGATGCTGGTGCCGATGTACTTCCTCATCGCGCTCTGGGGTCATAGCGGCAGTGCTGGCAAAACCCGCATCACCGCTGCCACCAAGTTCTTCATCTACACCCAGGCCAGCGGCCTGATCATGTTGGTGGCGATCCTTGGCCTGGTGTTTGTGCACTTCAACCAGACCGGCGTGCTGACCTTCAACTACGCCGACCTGCTGAAAACCGAACTGGCACCGGGCACTGAGTACATCCTGATGCTCGGCTTCTTCATCGCCTTTGCGGTGAAGTTCCCGGTGGTGCCGTTCCACTCCTGGCTGCCGGATGCTCACGCTCAGGCGCCGACCGCAGGCTCCGTGGACCTGGCTGGTATTCTGTTGAAGACCGCTGCTTACGGCCTGCTGCGTTTTGCCCTGCCGCTGTTCCCTAATGCCTCCGCTGAGTTCGCACCGATTGCGCAGTGGCTGGGTGTGTTTGCCATTGGCTATGGTGCTCTGCTGGCCTTCTCGCAGACTGACATAAAGCGTCTGGTCGCGTACTCCAGCGTCTCGCACATGGGCTTCGTGCTGATCGCTATCTACTCCGCCAGCGAAATTGCCCTGCAAGGCGCGGTGGTACAGATGGTCGCTCACGGTCTAAGCGCTGCGGCACTGTTTATCCTCAGTGGCCAGCTGTATGAGCGTTTGCACACCCGTGACATGCGTGAGATGGGCGGTAGCTGGGCGCGTATGCCGTGGTTGCCTGCCATCAGCCTGTTCTTTGCGGCGGCTGCATTGGGTCTGCCGGGTACCGGCAACTTCGTCGGCGAGTTCCTGATCCTGATCGGCAGCTTCGCCAGCGCGCCGTGGGTCACTGTACTGGCCGCTGTGGGGCTGGTGCTGGGGTCGGTGTACTCGCTGATCATGATTCACCGTGCTTACTTCGGTCAGCCGAAAGCTGAGTCCGCTCTGAAAGGCCTGAACTTCCGTGAGATGTCCATGGTCCTGGGGCTGGCAGTGCTGCTGATCCTGCTTGGTGTATATCCGCAACCGGTGCTCGATACCTCTGCTGCCAGCATGCAGGGCGTGCATCAGTGGATGGATAACGCCATCAATCAATCTGTTTTGGCACGGTAA